In Gemmatimonadaceae bacterium, a single window of DNA contains:
- a CDS encoding adenine phosphoribosyltransferase produces MGLEARLRAAIRDVPDFPKPGVVFKDITPVLLDPVLFADVVKAMAAPWRGKGVTHVLAIESRGFLFGAPIALELGAALVPVRKAGKLPSARISERYALEYGEDVVEIHSDALDSKSLVLIVDDVVATGGTAAATRRLAMRCGAGVVGISVLISLEFLPWREAMRGVGAAVVMEY; encoded by the coding sequence GTGGGGCTGGAGGCGCGGCTCAGGGCGGCGATACGGGATGTGCCGGATTTTCCCAAGCCGGGCGTGGTGTTTAAGGACATCACGCCTGTTTTGTTGGATCCTGTCTTGTTCGCGGATGTGGTGAAGGCGATGGCGGCGCCTTGGCGTGGGAAGGGCGTCACGCACGTGCTGGCGATTGAGAGCCGGGGGTTTCTGTTTGGGGCTCCTATCGCTTTGGAGCTAGGCGCGGCGTTGGTGCCGGTGCGGAAGGCTGGGAAGCTTCCCTCTGCTCGGATCTCGGAGCGGTATGCGTTGGAGTATGGGGAGGATGTGGTGGAGATCCATTCCGACGCGTTGGATTCGAAGTCGCTGGTGTTGATTGTGGATGATGTGGTGGCGACGGGAGGGACAGCGGCGGCGACGCGAAGGTTGGCGATGCGGTGTGGGGCGGGGGTGGTTGGGATTTCTGTGCTGATCTCTCTCGAGTTCTTGCCTTGGCGGGAGGCCATGAGGGGTGTGGGCGCGGCCGTGGTGATGGAGTATTGA